The following DNA comes from Marivivens aquimaris.
CAGCCGACAGGCCAGATGCGCGGCCACCAGCGCGCCCAGCGAAAAGCCGCAGACTATCGCGTCAGGCGTACAAAGATCCTGCAGCTCTGCCCGGAAATCCTCGATCTTCGGATGGCGCATCGAGATGACGTGCCGCGCGGAAGGCGGCACGTCCAGGCCATCGAGCAACCCGTCAAAAACCGCTCCGGAACACAAGGTCCCCGGCAGCAAGATCCAGGGCCGACCGTCAGCAAGGTCAATAGCCATGCGCCGCCCGCGACTGGCTTTCCGTGGCAATCGGTTCGTCTGCCAGCGCCCGCACCGCACTGGCCAGGCTGCGCGTCAGGTGGGAAAAATCATTGCCCGGCGTTACCAGCGCGCAGCCCTGTTCGCGCCGCGCACGGGCATCATCGGCGCCCGAGCAGAAGATGCCCACCGGTACGCCATGCCGACGCGCGGCCTCGAGCACCTTGGTGATCGCCGCTTCGGAATTCGGGCGCGGCTGGCTGACGTGACCGTCAATGGCAAAGGCCAGGTCGTTGGGGCCGACATAGATCATGTCGATGCCCTCGACGGCGAGGATCTCGTCGATCCGCTCCACTGCCTCGGCGGTCTCGATCATCGGGATCGCCATGACGGTTTCATTCGCTTTGGCCACGTAGTCGCTGCCCCCATAGAGCAGACCGCGCGACGGCCCGAAGCTGCGCGTGCCGAAAGGCGGGTAACGGCAGGCCGAGACCAGCGCCTCGGCCTGTTCGGGTGTCGAGATCATCGGACAGATGACGCCGTAGGCCCCGGCATCGAGCAGGTGCATGATCTTGGCCGGATCAAGATCGGGCACCCGCACCAGCGGGGTCGCGGGCGTTGCAGAGATCGCCTGCAGCATGTGCAGTGCCTCCGAAACGCCCATCATCCCGTGCTGCAGATCGACGGTGACCGAGTGGACGCCGGAATGTCCGGCACCCTCGGCGGAATAGCTCGACCCGATGGAGAGCCAGGCGTTGACGACGGTCTCGCCCGCCGCCAGCCTTTGCTTGACGGTATTACTGCGCATCAGCCGGCTCGCTTGTAATCGGGCAGCAACGCCGCCTTGGCCACGTATCCGCCAGCGTCAAGCGCCTGCCCCGCCTCGCGCGCCGCCGTGATCACGTCATCGGCGAAGACCGGCCGCTTGCGGTGATCGCCGGTGACCACCACCAGCACCTCGGCGCCCGCATCTCCGGTTGCCTCGATCGAGCGGACCACGTCGGCCGGGATCGAATAGGTGTCGCGCTCGCCCAAATCGACGGTCACGTCGGCGCCCTCGTTGAGGCTCAGCCGGACCTGCCCGGAGCGGACGATCAGCACCATCTTTTCGGCCAGGGTGAAGGGGCTCACCCGTCGCCCGGCGCCGAGCCGAAGCCACTCGATCGAAAAGCCGTGCGGATTGGTGATCAGCGCGGCATGGTCGCGGTTCTGAGTCAGACCGGAGCCGATGACCGGCGCGATTTCGGCACCGCAGCCGGGCAATGCCGCATCTATGAAGGCCGGCCGGAAATCCCGGACGCCCTCGGTCACCACGCGGCGGCGCATCTCTTCGGGCGAAACCTCGCGCAATTGGGCCACCTCTTCGTCGGGCATCGGCGCGATGCGGCCCTCTTCGCCCGGTACTTCGTCACCCTTGGAGGCGTCGATCAATGTGTTGTCGTTCGAGATGTAGAGGCCGTAATCCGCCGCCTCACGGATGATCTCTGGATGGAAAATAACGCCGCCGGTGTTGTCGCCGCCAAGCGCGGTGAACAGCCAGCCGTCATCCGGCCCGGTGTTGGTGAAGCCGCGGAAGATCCATGTGGGGACCGAGAGAATGTCGCCCTCGCGTCCGACAAACTCATTCTCGCCGTTCGAGCCCCAGCGGAAGGTCCATTCTCCTTTCTGGACGATGAAGACCTCGGCGGTGAAATGGACGTGCAGGTTGTTGGTGATGCCGTTGGGCATGGCCGCCGCGCCGATGTTGAAGCCATGCGGCTCGGGCAGGTTGACCACCTGCTCGTCCGACGAGGTCACACCGGGGCCGATGATCGAGTAGTTTTCCTTGAGATGCGAGCCGGGTTTCTTGCAGTCAATGAAAGCCACGGTGCAGGAGACGTAATCCTCGCGCTTGACGTGGCGGGCCTCGGCCTCGGATTGGGTGATCTGGGTCATGTTTCTCTCCTATCGTAACGGTCAGGCGTCGAGGCGCTGGCCGGTGTTCTTGTCAAACAGGTGAATGCGCGCGCCGGGCTTGGGGGCCAGGGCGCAAGGCGCGTCGATGGGCGCCTCGAAATCGGCCGGACCACGGGCGCAGATCGAGGTGGCGCCGTTGCGCAGCGTGACGAGGGTGGAATCGCCGGTCAGCTCCAGCGCGTAGAGATTGCCCGAGATCGGGGCCGCGGCGGTGTCGGTCAGTTGCAGATCCTCGGGGCGGATGCCCATCACCACGTCGGCGCGGTCCGGCTCGGCCACCGGCACCGATACGCCCTGCGCCTCGAAGTTGCCGCCGGTGATCCGGCCTTCGACCAGGTTCATCGAGGGCGAGCCGATGAAGCCCGCGACGAACAGGTCCGCCGGTTCCGAGTAGATCTTCTTGGGCGTGTCCAGCTGCACGATCCGCCCCTCCTTCATCACCGCGACGCGGCTGGCGAGCGTCATCGCCTCCATCTGGTCGTGCGTCACGTAAACGGTGGTCACGCCCAACTCGTGGTGCAAGTGCTTCAACTCGGCCCGCATAGTGACGCGCAGCTTGGCGTCGAGGTTCGACAGTGGCTCGTCCATCAGGAAGATCTTCGGCGTGCGCACGATGGCCCGTGCCAGCGCCACCCTTTGCCGCTGGCCGCCGGAGAGCTCCGATGGCCGGCGTTTCAGCAGCGCTTGCAGTTCCACTTTCTGAGCGGTCTCCTGCACTCGCGCCTCGCGCGCCTTGCGGTCCATGCCGCGCAGCTTCAACGGATATCCGATGTTCTGCGCCACCGTCATGTGCGGATAGAGCCCGTAGTTCTGGAACACCATCGCGATGTCACGATCCTTGGGCGGCTTGTTGTTGGCCCGTTCCCCGGCGATCATCAGGTCGCCCGAGGTGATGTCCTCCAGCCCCGCGATCATCCGCATGGTGGTGGTCTTGCCACAACCCGAAGGCCCGAGCAGGACCAGGAACTCGCCTTCCTCGATGGTCAGGCTCTGCTTCGGTACGGCGAGGAATTCGCCGTATTTCTTTTCCACGTCGACAAGCTGTACTTCGGCCATGTCAGAGCCT
Coding sequences within:
- a CDS encoding cupin domain-containing protein, which codes for MTQITQSEAEARHVKREDYVSCTVAFIDCKKPGSHLKENYSIIGPGVTSSDEQVVNLPEPHGFNIGAAAMPNGITNNLHVHFTAEVFIVQKGEWTFRWGSNGENEFVGREGDILSVPTWIFRGFTNTGPDDGWLFTALGGDNTGGVIFHPEIIREAADYGLYISNDNTLIDASKGDEVPGEEGRIAPMPDEEVAQLREVSPEEMRRRVVTEGVRDFRPAFIDAALPGCGAEIAPVIGSGLTQNRDHAALITNPHGFSIEWLRLGAGRRVSPFTLAEKMVLIVRSGQVRLSLNEGADVTVDLGERDTYSIPADVVRSIEATGDAGAEVLVVVTGDHRKRPVFADDVITAAREAGQALDAGGYVAKAALLPDYKRAG
- a CDS encoding ABC transporter ATP-binding protein, with product MAEVQLVDVEKKYGEFLAVPKQSLTIEEGEFLVLLGPSGCGKTTTMRMIAGLEDITSGDLMIAGERANNKPPKDRDIAMVFQNYGLYPHMTVAQNIGYPLKLRGMDRKAREARVQETAQKVELQALLKRRPSELSGGQRQRVALARAIVRTPKIFLMDEPLSNLDAKLRVTMRAELKHLHHELGVTTVYVTHDQMEAMTLASRVAVMKEGRIVQLDTPKKIYSEPADLFVAGFIGSPSMNLVEGRITGGNFEAQGVSVPVAEPDRADVVMGIRPEDLQLTDTAAAPISGNLYALELTGDSTLVTLRNGATSICARGPADFEAPIDAPCALAPKPGARIHLFDKNTGQRLDA
- a CDS encoding HpcH/HpaI aldolase family protein; translation: MRSNTVKQRLAAGETVVNAWLSIGSSYSAEGAGHSGVHSVTVDLQHGMMGVSEALHMLQAISATPATPLVRVPDLDPAKIMHLLDAGAYGVICPMISTPEQAEALVSACRYPPFGTRSFGPSRGLLYGGSDYVAKANETVMAIPMIETAEAVERIDEILAVEGIDMIYVGPNDLAFAIDGHVSQPRPNSEAAITKVLEAARRHGVPVGIFCSGADDARARREQGCALVTPGNDFSHLTRSLASAVRALADEPIATESQSRAAHGY